The stretch of DNA AAGCTTTAGAAGCATTTTGTAGGTAATAAGATTTAGCCTTTTCCCTAAACCGTAGGTAGTAACCAGGGGTTTTATTCATCTGTTCCTTCGGCAACACGAATATAATAGCCATTAATGTCAATAAAAGCGAATTCCTTTAATTCATAAGGATAGGATTTTAATTCACTAACGATTTCCAGTTTTCGGTTTTTAAACTCTTCAAAAATTTCTTCAATGTTATCTACAAACCATAATAGGTTAAATCGTTTTGTGCTATTATTGATAAGAGT from Solitalea canadensis DSM 3403 encodes:
- a CDS encoding VOC family protein codes for the protein MKTPKFIRSGAHLPVKNLQQTIEYYRDVLGFYDEWTWGNSDGGIRRNELRLLFGEDPDYVTLINNSTKRFNLLWFVDNIEEIFEEFKNRKLEIVSELKSYPYELKEFAFIDINGYYIRVAEGTDE